From the Malus domestica chromosome 17, GDT2T_hap1 genome, one window contains:
- the LOC103405227 gene encoding F-box/kelch-repeat protein At1g51550-like has translation MAETSSTSRSSSSSFGYSFNGSPISNIAQDHLLTILLLLPVDSILCFAMTCKKFRALAASDSLWESICRRDWGPKTVEALKASNFGHQQLPWMRLYKQVSRVDSVYCHKFSDPDGELGFPSPRASHSLNFVSGCLVLFGGGCEGGRHLDDTWVAYIGNDFRRMLKWQKLNSGIPSGRFGHSSVVIDDFLVMFGGINDNGGRHNDTWVGQVACHESLGVTLSWKLLVVGSDAPSQRGAHAACCIDSRKMVIHGGIGLYGVRLCDTWVLELSENFRFGTWYEIRTHPCPPARSGHTLTCIGGARTVLFGGRGLGYDVLNDVWFLDICEGNPKWVQVHYELQNIPGGVSLPRVGHSATLMLGGHLLICGGEDSYRHRKNDFWVLDINAVPSITMQQPTPLNSMQLLAKMWKRFKANGYEPKCRSFHRACSDNSGRYLFVFGGMVDGLLQPADPAGLRFDGELLLVELVLR, from the exons ATGGCAGAAACCAGCAGCACTAgcagaagcagcagcagcagcttcGGTTACTCCTTCAATGGCTCACCAATTTCCAACATAGCCCAAGACCACCTCCTCACAATCCTGCTGCTCCTTCCTGTGGATTCAATTCTTTGCTTTGCCATGACCTGCAAAAAGTTCAGAGCTTTGGCAGCATCTGACAGTCTGTGGGAGTCCATATGCAGGAGGGACTGGGGACCCAAAACAGTGGAGGCCCTCAAAGCTTCAAACTTTGGCCATCAGCAGCTGCCATGGATGAGGCTCTACAAGCAAGTATCTAGGGTTGACTCTGTGTATTGCCATAAATTTTCTGACCCGGATGGGGAATTGGGGTTCCCCAGTCCCAGGGCTTCTCATTCCCTTAATTTTGTGTCTGGTTGCTTGGTGTTGTTTGGTGGTGGATGTGAGGGAG GACGCCATCTAGACGACACATGGGTGGCATACATTGGTAATGATTTTCGGAGAATGTTGAAGTGGCAGAAGTTAAATTCTGGCATTCCAAGTGGTAGGTTTGGGCATTCTTCTGTTGTAATTGATGATTTTCTTGTTATGTTTGGAGGAATAAACGACAATGGGGGCCGTCACAATGATACATGGGTGGGGCAAGTAGCATGCCATGAGAGTCTTGGTGTCACACTCTCATGGAAGCTGCTTGTTGTGGGATCCGACGCACCTTCCCAGCGTGGGGCTCATGCTGCATGTTGCATTGACAGCAGAAAGATGGTTATCCATGGAGGAATTGGGCTTTACGGTGTGAGATTGTGTGACACATGGGTGTTGGAACTCTCAGAAAATTTTCGGTTTGGAACTTGGTATGAAATCAGGACTCATCCATGTCCCCCAGCTCGTTCGGGACACACACTGACCTGCATCGGAGGAGCACGAACGGTTTTATTTGGTGGGAGAGGATTAGGTTACGACGTGCTTAATGATGTCTGGTTCTTGGACATTTGTGAAGGTAATCCGAAATGGGTACAGGTACACTATGAGCTACAAAATATTCCAGGAGGAGTCTCTCTTCCGCGAGTTGGTCACTCAGCCACGCTCATGTTAGGCGGCCATCTGCTGATCTGTGGGGGAGAGGATTCGTACAGACATCGTAAAAATGACTTCTGGGTTTTAGACATAAATGCAGTTCCATCCATTACAATGCAGCAGCCAACTCCACTGAACTCTATGCAGTTATTGGCAAAAATGTGGAAGAGGTTCAAGGCAAATGGTTATGAGCCCAAATGCCGGTCCTTCCATCGAGCCTGCTCAGATAACTCGGGGCGGTACTTGTTTGTATTTGGCGGAATGGTGGATGGGTTGCTTCAGCCGGCTGACCCTGCCGGGCTGAGGTTTGACGGCGAGCTCCTGCTTGTGGAGCTTGTGCTGAGGTGA